In Lichenihabitans psoromatis, a single window of DNA contains:
- a CDS encoding ParA family protein yields the protein MPSIFAVANPKGGSGKTTVAIILSGEFAKHGYSVAIVDADPQGSSYQWHASSVARGLSPNGIDLIRAPDEKALDKAIEQLDAYDVVVIDTPGYYGEALIQSALRADLLVLPCKVHTFDASQVVRTIRNLERHADDAKLPMIQHRVLFNEYDSLDRNTRPLREVVAYLDGERVPVCANALYRRVTYRTMTSGHGTLYQMSDKDESVRKARYNADQVVRELLAASQSTTTAEATP from the coding sequence ATGCCGAGTATCTTCGCCGTCGCCAATCCGAAGGGCGGGAGCGGCAAGACCACCGTGGCCATCATCCTCTCCGGAGAGTTTGCCAAGCACGGCTACTCCGTCGCCATCGTCGATGCCGACCCGCAGGGTTCCTCCTACCAGTGGCACGCCTCCTCGGTCGCCCGCGGCCTCAGTCCTAACGGCATCGACCTCATCCGGGCTCCCGACGAGAAAGCGCTGGACAAAGCCATAGAGCAGCTCGATGCCTACGACGTCGTCGTCATCGACACCCCCGGCTATTACGGCGAGGCCCTGATCCAATCGGCCCTTCGGGCCGACCTCCTGGTCCTGCCCTGCAAAGTTCACACCTTCGACGCATCGCAGGTGGTCCGCACCATCCGGAACCTCGAGCGGCATGCCGATGATGCGAAGCTACCCATGATCCAGCACCGCGTCCTCTTCAACGAGTATGACAGCCTCGACCGCAACACGCGTCCATTGCGAGAGGTCGTCGCCTACCTCGACGGCGAACGCGTGCCGGTCTGTGCCAACGCGCTCTACCGCCGCGTGACCTACCGCACCATGACGAGCGGACACGGGACGCTCTACCAAATGAGCGACAAGGACGAGTCGGTGCGCAAGGCGCGCTACAACGCCGACCAGGTCGTTCGCGAACTCCTCGCGGCCAGCCAGAGCACGACCACGGCCGAGGCCACACCATGA